From Candidatus Methanosuratincola sp., one genomic window encodes:
- a CDS encoding thioredoxin family protein has protein sequence MVKVEFFTAEPPCAGCVELLRLADELAEKYGDRVEVIKHVGPCKEFDIYGLTVVPAVVFEGGRIVLMGVCPDMETLIASLKEMGV, from the coding sequence ATGGTCAAAGTGGAGTTTTTCACAGCAGAGCCTCCCTGTGCAGGCTGCGTTGAGCTGCTCAGACTTGCAGACGAGCTCGCCGAGAAGTACGGAGACCGGGTCGAGGTCATCAAGCATGTGGGGCCGTGCAAGGAATTTGATATATACGGGCTGACCGTCGTCCCTGCTGTGGTATTTGAAGGGGGGCGCATAGTACTTATGGGCGTATGCCCTGATATGGAAACACTGATTGCCTCGCTGAAAGAGATGGGGGTGTAG
- a CDS encoding acyl-CoA reductase translates to MVKRAYASTEKKAGSQTVVEITEDGLSELLSRARGVQNGLCSIPVEERLIVIEKIGQAWEEKRRKGELESLKHELSASTGYSPQTIDLELSLVPSALNSLSIKRNLVASFPFEISCLERFTEVGKDEYCWYRPRGPVFIISSGNSLIPPLIPTTISLATGNMTLLRPSLANFFGVKAVYSLLEDISGDVAELMREALAISYFSHDSPSLDYLLTKSKVGVINFWGGEPARTEISRRVSSNPNHPDLIINGPLTGYAIVDASSATESAALALARNILLFDQQLCSSPTEGAFIGDWEDAVEFVTMVGKKLDDLTETLPPKVTESRAYVIEGIRRSLQFKGSMVFKSGSSPNWTIALSKSRSVLDDALQAFPEFGLHTRRRFMEIIVLEKYEDALRMIEELPKRKSFRGIDGVQSVGLSVSDDSRERLCAGLAERGIFRILPLEDMYMRSALEPYDGMNLAQAFTYAVYRRDKPLEA, encoded by the coding sequence TTGGTCAAGCGGGCTTATGCATCCACAGAGAAGAAGGCAGGTAGCCAAACAGTCGTAGAGATCACAGAGGATGGCCTCTCAGAACTTTTATCGAGGGCAAGGGGGGTGCAGAACGGCCTCTGCTCGATCCCCGTGGAGGAACGGCTGATCGTGATCGAGAAGATAGGGCAGGCTTGGGAGGAGAAGCGGCGAAAAGGAGAGCTCGAAAGCCTGAAGCACGAGCTGTCCGCCTCGACAGGGTATAGCCCTCAAACGATAGACTTGGAGCTGTCCCTCGTGCCCTCTGCCCTTAATTCACTCAGCATAAAGAGGAACCTGGTGGCATCATTCCCTTTTGAAATCTCATGTCTTGAGAGGTTTACCGAAGTCGGCAAAGATGAGTACTGCTGGTACAGGCCACGCGGGCCGGTCTTTATCATAAGCTCTGGCAACTCCCTTATACCGCCGCTCATACCGACGACAATATCGCTCGCCACTGGGAACATGACGCTGCTCAGGCCGTCCTTGGCCAACTTCTTCGGAGTGAAAGCGGTTTATTCGCTGCTCGAAGACATCAGCGGGGACGTTGCTGAACTGATGAGGGAGGCACTCGCGATAAGCTACTTCTCCCACGACAGCCCATCGCTTGATTATCTGCTCACCAAGTCGAAAGTAGGCGTCATTAACTTCTGGGGAGGGGAACCAGCCAGGACGGAGATCAGCAGGCGGGTCTCTTCAAACCCCAATCATCCAGATCTCATAATAAACGGGCCCCTTACGGGATACGCGATTGTGGATGCCTCAAGCGCCACCGAATCCGCAGCACTCGCGCTGGCTAGGAATATACTTCTTTTCGATCAACAGTTGTGCAGCTCGCCCACTGAAGGGGCATTCATAGGGGATTGGGAGGATGCTGTCGAATTCGTCACCATGGTAGGCAAAAAACTTGACGATTTGACCGAGACGTTGCCCCCCAAGGTTACTGAATCCCGCGCATACGTCATCGAGGGTATACGCCGGTCTCTCCAGTTCAAGGGTTCTATGGTATTCAAGTCAGGGTCTTCACCCAATTGGACTATAGCGCTGTCCAAGTCAAGGAGCGTCTTGGACGATGCGCTGCAGGCATTCCCGGAGTTTGGTTTGCACACCCGCCGCAGGTTCATGGAGATCATAGTTCTCGAGAAATACGAAGACGCCTTGAGGATGATAGAGGAGCTGCCAAAGAGGAAGTCCTTCCGAGGAATCGATGGCGTGCAATCAGTCGGCCTCAGCGTATCGGACGATTCAAGGGAACGCCTCTGTGCGGGCTTGGCGGAGCGGGGGATCTTCAGGATACTGCCCCTCGAGGACATGTATATGCGCAGCGCCCTCGAGCCCTACGACGGAATGAA
- a CDS encoding thioredoxin family protein: MALKIEVFVSQPPCSGGRLLLKLIEEIKQEYGDKIEVEIQKGLTEKAKEYGLKVSPAIVIDRDIRIIGVCPTKNTLKNAIREAGVL, from the coding sequence ATGGCGCTCAAGATCGAGGTTTTTGTATCCCAGCCGCCCTGCTCGGGGGGAAGGCTACTGCTCAAGCTTATCGAAGAGATAAAACAGGAGTACGGCGACAAGATAGAAGTCGAGATCCAAAAAGGATTAACCGAGAAAGCCAAGGAGTATGGTCTTAAAGTAAGCCCTGCCATTGTGATAGACAGGGACATCCGGATAATAGGCGTCTGCCCGACAAAGAACACTCTGAAGAATGCGATCAGGGAGGCAGGGGTACTGTAG
- a CDS encoding metalloregulator ArsR/SmtB family transcription factor codes for MESPYDRIYELRTNVLKALCDPVRLKIVYALKDGERCVCELIPLLRRSQSTISKDLDMLYRTGILGRRTEGKKTIYWVTGEGVFKILEEVDRIAIRSISDLAKTYSQPEKTS; via the coding sequence ATGGAATCTCCTTATGATCGTATTTACGAGTTGAGGACAAACGTCCTCAAAGCACTATGCGATCCTGTGAGACTTAAGATAGTCTATGCACTCAAAGATGGGGAGCGCTGCGTGTGCGAACTGATCCCCTTGTTGAGAAGATCCCAGTCTACCATCTCCAAGGACTTGGATATGCTCTACAGAACGGGCATATTGGGCAGGCGTACTGAGGGAAAGAAGACCATATACTGGGTGACCGGCGAAGGGGTCTTCAAGATACTCGAAGAGGTCGACAGAATTGCCATAAGATCGATCTCTGACCTCGCAAAAACTTATTCGCAGCCCGAAAAAACCTCTTGA